Proteins encoded in a region of the Buteo buteo chromosome 11, bButBut1.hap1.1, whole genome shotgun sequence genome:
- the LOC142036489 gene encoding LOW QUALITY PROTEIN: uncharacterized protein LOC142036489 (The sequence of the model RefSeq protein was modified relative to this genomic sequence to represent the inferred CDS: deleted 1 base in 1 codon): MNVLPFVSQRTGGDFVARDHCPGPFKVHSVALSATPQALAADDHVLLLLLPELPLCWSSLVQAALTQPRSVSANPGQTVQITCSGVSSGISGVAWYQQKVPGSAPITVIYYNDKRPSDIPSRFSGSKSGSTGTLTITGVQAEDEAVYYCGSYDSSYKGSLVQAALTQPPSVSANVGQTVQITCSGSSSSDGVGWYQQKVPGSPPVTVIYTNNKRPSDIPSRFSGSASGSTSTLTITGVQAEDEAVYYCGAQDGRADQHPAAPLDGLGSLVQAALTQPPSVSANVGQSVQITCSGGSGTYGYYYGWFQQKVPGSAPVTVIYRKNHRPSDIPSRFSGSLSGSTGTLTITGVQAEDEAVYYCGSRDDSSSNGVWRQQVIGSETPTPKSGEGFLPFFLPDKQSCGCGAEAGSCPLCTIMAINVLPFVSRRTGGDFVARDHCPGPYKVHSVALSATPRALAADDHILLLLPELPLFPGPGSADSATLHVSVSVTNYLDYVLWDYQCLWLVPAEGSWQCPVTVIYENTQRPSDIPSRFSGSTSGSTSTLTITGVQAEDEAVYYCGSTDDSSSSYGSLVQAALTQPPSVSANVGQTVQITCSGGSGSYGYYYGWYQQKVPGSGPVTVIYGNTNRPSDIPSRFSGSKSGSTATLTITGVQAEDEAVYYCGSYDSSSSYGVWWQQVIGSSLVQAALTQPPSVNAYGWYQQKVPGSAPVTVIYDDTKRPSDIPSRFSGSLSGSTATLTITGVQAEDEAVYYCGGYDGSYNGPTVIQSNREVNQKPPTVAGVS; encoded by the exons ATGAATGTGCTCCCTTTTGTGTCCCAGAGAACTGGAGGTGACTTTGTGGCTCGGGACCATTGCCCTGGTCCCTTCAAAGTTCACAGTGTGGCATTGTCTGCCACCCCACAGGCTCTTGCTGCTGATGACCacgtcctgctgctgctgctgccagagctgcctctgtgctgga gtTCCCTGGTCCAGGCAGCGCTGACTCAGCCACGCTCCGTGTCGGCAAACCCAGGACAAACCGTCCAGATCACCTGCTCTGGGGTTAGCAGTGGCATCAGCGGTGTTGCCTGGTACCAGCAGAAGGTTCCTGGCAGTGCCCCCATCACTGTCATCTACTACAACGACAAGAGACCCTCAGACATCCCTTCGCGATTCTCCGGATCCAAGTCTGGCTCCACGGGCACGTTAACCATCACTGGGGTCCAAGCCGAGGACGAGGCTGTCTATTACTGTGGTAGCTACGACAGCAGCTACAAGG gtTCCCTGGTCCAGGCAGCGCTGACTCAGCCACCCTCCGTGTCAGCGAACGTGGGACAAACCGTCCAGATCACCTGCTCCGGGAGTAGCAGCAGTGATGGTGTTGGCTGGTACCAGCAGAAGGTTCCTGGCAGTCCCCCCGTCACTGTGATCTATACTAACAACAAGAGACCCTCGGACATCCCTTCGCGATTCTCCGGATCTGCATCTGGCTCAACAAGCACATTAACCATCACTGGGGTCCAAGCCGAGGACGAGGCTGTCTATTACTGTGGTGCCCAGGACGGCCGGGCTGATCAGCACCCAGCTGCCCCGCTCGATGGCCTTG gtTCCCTGGTCCAGGCAGCGCTGACTCAGCCACCCTCGGTCTCAGCGAACGTGGGACAAAGCGTCCAGATCACCTGCTCCGGGGGTAGTGGCACCTATGGTTACTACTATGGCTGGTTCCAGCAGAAGGTTCCTGGCAGTGCCCCTGTCACTGTCATCTACCGCAAAAACCACAGACCATCGGACATCCCTTCGCGATTCTCCGGATCCTTGTCTGGCTCCACGGGCACGTTAACCATCACTGGGGTCCAAGCCGAGGACGAGGCTGTCTATTACTGTGGTAGCAGGGacgacagcagcagcaatggtgTCTGGAGACAACAAGTAATAGGAAGTGAGACACCGACTCCTAAATCAGGGGAaggttttctgcctttcttcctccCAGACAAGCAGAGTTgtggctgtggggctgaggcAGGTTCCTGTCCCCTCTGCACCATCATGGCCATAAATGTGCTCCCTTTTGTGTCCCGGAGAACTGGAGGTGACTTTGTGGCTCGGGACCATTGTCCTGGTCCCTACAAAGTTCACAGTGTGGCATTGTCTGCCACCCCACGGGCTCTTGCTGCTGATGACcacatcctgctgctgctgccagagctgcctct gtTCCCTGGTCCAGGCAGCGCTGACTCAGCCACCCTCCATGTCAGTGTCTCTGTGACAAACTATCTGGATTACGTGCTTTGGGACTACCAATGCTTATGGCTGGTACCAGCAGAAGGTTCCTGGCAGTGC CCTGTCACTGTCATCtatgaaaacacacagagacCCTCAGACATCCCTTCACGATTCTCCGGATCTACATCTGGCTCAACAAGCACGTTAACCATCACTGGGGTCCAAGCCGAGGACGAGGCTGTCTATTACTGTGGTAGCACGGacgacagcagcagcagctatg gtTCCCTGGTCCAGGCAGCGCTGACTCAGCCACCCTCCGTGTCAGCGAACGTGGGACAAACCGTCCAGATCACCTGCTCCGGGGGTAGTGGCAGCTATGGTTACTACTATGGCTGGTACCAGCAGAAGGTTCCTGGCAGTGGTCCTGTCACTGTCATCTACGGTAACACAAACAGACCCTCAGACATCCCTTCGCGATTCTCCGGATCCAAGTCTGGCTCCACAGCCACGTTAACCATCACTGGGGTCCAAGCCGAGGACGAGGCTGTCTATTACTGTGGTAGCTacgacagcagcagcagctatgGTGTCTGGTGGCAACAAGTAATAGGAA gtTCCCTGGTCCAGGCAGCGCTGACTCAGCCACCCTCCGT CAATGCTTATGGCTGGTACCAACAGAAGGTTCCTGGCAGTGCCCCTGTCACTGTCATCTACGATGACACAAAGAGACCCTCAGACATCCCTTCGCGATTCTCCGGATCCTTGTCTGGCTCCACAGCCACATTAACCATCACTGGGGTCCAAGCCGAGGACGAGGCTGTCTATTACTGTGGTGGCTACGACGGCAGCTACAATGGTCCCACGGTGATACAGAGCAATAGGGAAGTGAATCAAAAACCTCCCACCGTTGCAGGA
- the LOC142037324 gene encoding vacuolar protein sorting-associated protein 29-like gives MLVLVLGDLHIPHRCSGLPVKFKKLLVPGKIQHILCTGNLCTKESYDYLRTLAGDIHIVRGDSESLNYPEEKVVTVGQFRIGLIHGHQVIPWGDAASLALLQRQLDVDILISGHTHKFEAFEHENKFYINPGSATGAYSALETNIIPSFVLMDIQASTVVTYVYQLIEGDVKVERMDFKKY, from the exons ATG TTGGTGTTAGTATTAGGGGACCTTCACATCCCACACCGGTGCAGTGGTCTACCGGTGAAGTTCAAGAAGCTGCTGGTTCCGGGAAAGATTCAGCACATCTTGTGTACAGGAAACCTCTGCACCAAGGAGAGCTATGACTACCTCAGGACACTGGCTGGGGACATCCATATTGTTAGGGGGGACTCTGAG aGCCTGAATTATCCTGAAGAGAAGGTTGTAACTGTTGGGCAGTTCAGAATCGGGCTGATTCACGGCCATCAAGTTATTCCCTGGGGTGATGCAGCCagcctggcactgctgcagaggcagctggatGTGGACATTCTCATCTCGGGACACACGCACAAATTTGAAGCATTtgaacatgaaaacaaattctACATCAACCCGGGATCAGCTACAGGAGCCTACAGTGCTTTGGAAAC gaacATCATCCCTTCGTTTGTACTGATGGACATCCAGGCTTCCACAGTTGTGACTTATGTATACCAACTGATTGAGGGTGATGTGAAAGTAGAAAGAATGGACTTCAAGAAGTACTGA
- the LOC142036446 gene encoding pre-B lymphocyte protein 3-like → MVLGFMVLLLVGTVGTASRAQPVLTQPSSILVMPGQTARLSCTLSPQYNISEFGISWYQQRPGHSLRYLLYYNSEQDKHKPAKIPDRFSATKDLASNACILIIASACHEDNGNYYCALSHAFNWF, encoded by the exons ATGGTCCTGGGCTTCATGGTCCTGCTCCTGgtggggacagtggggacag CTTCCAGGGCTCAGCCCGTGCTGACCCAGCCATCCTCCATCTTGGTGATGCCTGGGCAGACCGCTCGGCTGTCCTGCACCCTGAGCCCTCAGTACAATATCAGTGAGTTCGGCATCTCCTGGTACCAGCAGCGCCCGGGGCACTCCCTGCGGTATCTGCTCTATTATAACTCTGAGCAAGACAAGCACAAGCCCGCCAAGATTCCCGACCGCTTCTCTGCTACCAAAGACCTTGCCAGCAATGCCTGCATCCTCATCATCGCATCTGCCTGCCATGAAGACAATGGCAACTATTACTGCGCCCTGTCACATGCCTTCAACTGGTTTTAG